The following are encoded in a window of Ignavibacteriales bacterium genomic DNA:
- a CDS encoding acyltransferase, translated as MSRTVRGGLIQATLSMSAEQPIEKVKQSMIEKHLLIIKQAAKKGVQILCMQELFYGPYFCAEQKTKWYSLVEKIPDGPTVKLMQEIAKKYSMVIVVPIYEEEIKGVYYNTAAVIDADGKYLGKYRKHHIPHCDPGFWEKFYFKPGNLGFPVFKTAFADIGVYICYDRHFPEGARILGLNGAEIIFNPSATVAGLSEYLWELEQPAHAVANGYFVGAINRVGTEAPWNIGEFYGKSYFCNPRGKIIAQACRDKDELVVADLNLDEILEVRNVWQFYRDRRPESYGAITDLQK; from the coding sequence ATGTCACGAACAGTTCGCGGTGGTTTGATTCAGGCAACTCTTTCAATGTCCGCTGAGCAACCGATTGAAAAAGTTAAACAATCAATGATCGAAAAACATTTGTTAATAATTAAACAAGCTGCAAAGAAAGGAGTACAAATTCTTTGCATGCAAGAACTATTTTATGGACCATATTTTTGTGCCGAACAAAAAACAAAGTGGTATTCGCTTGTTGAAAAAATTCCTGACGGTCCAACAGTTAAACTGATGCAAGAGATTGCAAAGAAATATTCAATGGTAATAGTTGTCCCAATTTATGAAGAAGAAATTAAAGGCGTCTATTATAACACAGCGGCAGTTATTGATGCGGATGGGAAATATCTTGGTAAATATCGGAAGCATCATATTCCTCACTGCGATCCGGGATTTTGGGAGAAATTTTATTTCAAACCCGGTAATCTTGGATTTCCCGTTTTCAAAACTGCATTTGCAGATATCGGAGTTTATATTTGTTATGATCGCCATTTTCCTGAAGGAGCCAGAATTCTTGGATTGAACGGGGCAGAGATTATTTTTAATCCTTCTGCAACAGTAGCCGGACTTTCAGAATATTTATGGGAATTGGAACAGCCTGCTCATGCAGTTGCAAACGGATATTTTGTTGGTGCAATTAATCGCGTTGGAACAGAAGCACCTTGGAACATTGGAGAATTTTATGGTAAAAGTTATTTCTGCAATCCACGTGGTAAAATAATTGCTCAGGCTTGCAGAGATAAAGATGAATTAGTTGTAGCTGATCTTAATCTGGATGAAATTCTTGAAGTCAGAAATGTTTGGCAGTTCTATCGCGATAGGCGACCGGAATCTTATGGAGCTATAACTGATCTTCAGAAATAG
- a CDS encoding CoA-acylating methylmalonate-semialdehyde dehydrogenase: MKYPSLKNYIDGKSIDGGEKRIDVISPIDGSIISTVPISGTDAVNLAVTVAQKAFPAWSATPIKERSQIFYKYKSLLEKNLNELAELIHEENGKTISESTAEIEKSIEVTEFACSLEQLAAGEVMEVSRGVECRVERFPVGVVACITPFNFPNMVPNWTIPNALVLGNCMILKPSELVPISANRIADLLKEAGLPDGVFNVIHGAKDVVEAICDHPGIQAVSFVGSTKVAKIVYTRSTSNLKRALTLGGAKNHLIVLPDANVAMTASNVAASMSGCAGQRCMAASAMIAVGSVDNIINQLVEEAKKIIPGKNLGAVISKQAKERIENYITEAEREGAKILLDGRNCKVPGKENGFYVGPTVIDYVRPEMRIAKEEVFGPVLAIIRADNVDTALSIQQSSLYGNAASVFTQSGGMAKYISERASAGMIGVNIGVPVPREPFSFGGWNESKFGTCDITGKSSIEFWTKLKKTTVKWNPESQINWMS; encoded by the coding sequence ATGAAGTACCCTTCTTTGAAAAATTATATTGATGGTAAATCCATTGATGGTGGAGAAAAAAGAATTGATGTAATTTCACCTATTGATGGGTCAATAATCTCAACTGTCCCGATCTCAGGAACAGATGCTGTAAATCTGGCAGTAACTGTTGCTCAAAAAGCATTTCCAGCTTGGTCTGCAACACCGATAAAAGAACGCTCACAAATTTTTTACAAGTACAAATCTCTTCTCGAAAAAAATCTAAATGAACTTGCTGAATTGATCCATGAAGAAAACGGTAAGACAATCTCAGAAAGTACTGCTGAAATAGAGAAGAGCATTGAGGTTACTGAATTTGCTTGTTCACTTGAGCAGCTCGCAGCCGGTGAAGTAATGGAAGTAAGCAGAGGAGTAGAGTGTAGAGTTGAACGTTTTCCTGTTGGAGTTGTTGCTTGTATTACTCCATTCAACTTTCCTAATATGGTTCCAAATTGGACAATACCGAATGCACTTGTTTTAGGTAATTGTATGATCCTTAAACCATCAGAGCTTGTTCCGATAAGTGCAAACAGAATTGCTGATCTGTTAAAAGAAGCCGGATTACCGGATGGTGTTTTCAATGTTATCCATGGCGCAAAAGATGTTGTTGAAGCAATATGTGATCATCCCGGTATCCAAGCTGTTTCATTTGTCGGATCTACAAAAGTTGCAAAGATTGTTTATACTCGTTCTACATCAAATCTAAAAAGAGCTTTAACACTAGGTGGGGCAAAAAATCATTTAATAGTTTTACCCGATGCGAATGTTGCTATGACAGCATCAAATGTGGCGGCATCAATGTCAGGATGCGCTGGTCAGCGTTGTATGGCTGCATCTGCTATGATTGCAGTCGGTTCTGTTGATAATATTATTAATCAACTTGTAGAAGAAGCGAAGAAAATTATTCCGGGAAAAAATCTTGGCGCTGTAATTTCAAAACAAGCAAAAGAAAGAATTGAAAATTATATTACTGAAGCAGAGAGAGAAGGTGCAAAAATTTTATTAGATGGAAGAAATTGTAAAGTGCCCGGTAAAGAAAATGGTTTTTATGTAGGTCCAACTGTTATCGATTATGTAAGACCAGAAATGCGGATTGCTAAAGAAGAAGTTTTTGGACCTGTGCTGGCAATAATTCGTGCTGATAATGTTGACACGGCTCTGTCCATTCAGCAAAGTTCTTTATATGGAAATGCTGCATCTGTCTTTACACAAAGCGGCGGAATGGCAAAATATATCAGTGAACGAGCTAGCGCCGGAATGATTGGTGTGAACATTGGAGTACCTGTACCTAGAGAACCTTTTTCATTTGGCGGTTGGAACGAATCGAAATTCGGGACTTGTGATATAACCGGAAAAAGTTCAATAGAATTTTGGACTAAGTTGAAAAAAACTACGGTCAAATGGAATCCGGAATCGCAAATAAACTGGATGAGTTGA